One segment of Castanea sativa cultivar Marrone di Chiusa Pesio chromosome 3, ASM4071231v1 DNA contains the following:
- the LOC142629962 gene encoding uncharacterized protein LOC142629962 → MGYTIIQQSYLAQVRCLHGLHGCSKQEGHSSSLCQCSVIKSPVFRLNCSSKCNHKTQFCLQRKGGIGSGRNAHLLQCRGLQRSVCIGKDNEIDQDERRSENYDMGVERNFRQLMKKTSSSSLLYSDGPLVENDEETNNGILQNFCSQGRLVDASRLVDLMARRNQIPDFRSCTNLIRGLIKLDRLDKASKILKVMVMSGGVPDIITYNMMVGGLCRRGLSRSAIDLLDEMSLSGCPPDVITYNTIIRCMFDSRNFDMAIGFWKDQLRKGCPPFLITYTVLIELVCKHCGTLRALEVLEDMAIEGCYPDIVTYNGLVNFNCKRGKYEDVASVIYNLLSHGMEPNAITYNTLLNSLCNRRYWDEVDEIVSVMKETSHTPTVVTYNILINGLCKDGLLDRAINFYNLMVSQNCSPDIVTYNTLLGALCKEGMVDEALQVLHILSGTGCSPCLITYNTVIDGLAKKGLMEKAMRLYGQMIEKGITPDDITHRCLIWGFCRVDQLEEAVELLKEMGKRDHKVGNKAYRFMIQGLCKNKKVDIAIQVLEMMISSRCKPDVTIYSMIIKGVTAAGMTKEANELHKKLIEWGVLREGAMLE, encoded by the coding sequence ATGGGGTACACTATTATCCAACAGAGTTATTTGGCCCAAGTTCGTTGTTTGCATGGTCTACATGGGTGCTCCAAACAAGAGGGTCACAGTTCTAGCCTTTGCCAGTGCTCAGTAATAAAATCTCCTGTGTTCCGTTTAAATTGTTCAAGTAAGTGTAATCacaaaactcaattttgttTACAACGGAAGGGAGGTATTGGTTCTGGAAGAAATGCACATCTTTTACAATGTAGAGGTTTGCAGAGAAGTGTTTGCATTGGTAAAGACAATGAGATTGACCAAGATGAACGTCGCTCTGAAAATTATGATATGGGTGTTGAAAGAAATTTCAGACAGCTAATGAAGAAGACTTCAAGTTCTTCATTGTTGTATTCAGATGGACCTTTAGTTGAAAATGATGAGGAAACGAACAATGGCATTCTTCAGAATTTCTGTAGCCAAGGGAGGTTGGTGGATGCATCGAGGTTGGTTGATCTTATGGCACGACGAAACCAAATTCCAGACTTCCGTTCTTGCACAAACTTAATCCGAGGCCTTATCAAATTGGATCGGTTAGATAAAGCTTCCAAAATCCTTAAAGTCATGGTCATGTCCGGTGGGGTTCCAGATATCATCACATACAACATGATGGTTGGTGGTCTCTGCAGGAGAGGACTGTCAAGATCTGCCATTGATCTCTTAGATGAGATGAGCTTGAGTGGTTGCCCTCCGGACGTGATTACATATAACACAATAATCCGGTGTATGTTTGATAGTAGGAATTTTGATATGGCAATTGGATTTTGGAAGGACCAATTGAGAAAGGGATGCCCTCCTTTTCTGATTACCTACACAGTTCTCATTGAGCTTGTCTGCAAGCATTGTGGAACTTTGCGGGCTCTTGAAGTATTGGAAGATATGGCGATTGAGGGCTGTTATCCTGATATCGTAACCTACAATGGTCTGGTCAATTTTAATTGTAAACGGGGAAAATATGAAGATGTAGCATCGGTTATATATAATCTTTTATCTCATGGTATGGAACCCAATGCTATAACTTACAACACTCTTCTGAATTCTCTTTGTAATCGTAGGTATTGGGATGAAGTAGATGAGATTGTGTCGGTTATGAAAGAAACTTCCCACACTCCTACAGTGGTTACTTACAACATCTTGATTAATGGTTTGTGCAAAGATGGGCTTTTGGATCGTGCCATCAACTTTTATAATCTAATGGTTTCCCAGAACTGTTCACCTGACATTGTAACATATAACACTCTCCTAGGTGCCCTTTGTAAAGAGGGAATGGTGGATGAGGCCCTCCAAGTGCTTCACATTTTAAGTGGTACCGGTTGTTCTCCTTGTTTGATCACTTATAATACTGTGATTGATGGGTTGGCTAAGAAGGGTTTGATGGAGAAAGCAATGAGATTGTATGGTCAAATGATAGAAAAAGGGATAACTCCTGATGACATTACCCATCGTTGTCTGATTTGGGGCTTTTGCCGGGTGGATCAATTGGAGGAAGCTGTTGAACTATTGAAGGAGATGGGTAAGAGAGATCACAAGGTTGGAAATAAAGCTTATAGATTCATGATCCAAGGattatgtaaaaataagaaGGTGGATATTGCAATACAAGTTCTAGAAATGATGATTTCAAGTAGATGCAAGCCAGATGTGACGATTTATTCTATGATCATTAAAGGTGTGACTGCTGCTGGTATGACCAAAGAGGCTAATGAGTTGCATAAGAAGTTGATAGAATGGGGCGTTTTGAGAGAGGGGGCCATGCTAGAATAG